The Microcoleus sp. FACHB-831 genomic interval TAATGGGGTTTCTGAGCCAATAGCACCACTGCTTCGCTTCTCGTGTGTTTCCCTTTGCTCAACCTGACAAGTGTAAAAGCTTTAGCCGAATTGTACGCATATAGGAAGATTTGGACAAATGGTTAAGTGTAAAAATACGCCGATTCTCCCTAACCTCATATCTTTCATGGCGTGGCATTTATTTAATTAGTTTTTAAGGAATTTAAAGAGAGCAATTTAGTGTAATAAAAGTTTGTATTTATGGATACTCACTACATTAATACGATCCAGAACTTTAGGCGGACGAGTATAAAAAATAAGATAGTTAAATTTTAAATAAGAGCTGCAACAAATTTTTTCCAATTTTGCAAAAAAAAAGCAATTTCATTACATTTTCAATTTGTTGCTCATCAAAAAAGTTTGTTTTTACCAAGATTCCATAGAATATCGGAATTTATTTCGCATAAAACAAGGAAATTCCCATGAACGTACAAAATCAGAAAAAACTGTCAATCAAAAATTTGGCGATCGCCGCCGGAGTTGCTACGGCTAGCTTGATTTTTAGCGTGCCAGTATTAGCTCAAGGTACATCAGGAAGTGGCCAATTAAATAACGGTGGCTCCACAACCAACGGCGGGCAATTAAATAACACTCCCTCGGCTCCTGCGACAACAGACGATGGGCAAAGGAATACCGGCGGCTCGACCACAGGCGGCGGTCAAAACAATACAGGTGGCTCCACAACCAACGGCGGGCAATTAAATAGCACTCCCTCGGCTCCTGCGACAACCAACGGCGGGCAATTGAATAACGGCGGAGCGACCACAGGTAGCGACCAAAACAATACAGGTGGCTCCACAAACAACGGCGGGCAATTAAATAACAGTCCCTCGGCTCCTGCGACAACAGACGATGGACAAAGGAATACTGGCGGCTCGACCACAGGCAGCTACCAAAACAATACAGGTGGCTCCACAACCAACGGCGGGCAATTGAATAACGGCGGCTCGACCACAGGAAATGGTGGCGCTAGCGGCGGCGCTGTAAGAGCGCTCTGGTAATTTCCAGACAGTCTTTCTACCCATAGAAAGACTGCCAAACCTGTGAAGCTTATTTTATTTATCGCTTCACCTTTTTAATATCACTTCCGTTTAAGCACTTGGGTAATAAATAGTCTCTTTGTACTTAGCAACTCGCGCAGACACTAGCCGAGAAACCCAGGTTGCTTGCGGAAGTGATATAAAATTTTTCTAATTTCAGTTTTAATGGAGAAATGTTGCATTTAAGCTAATTTTTAATATGCTAAAAAAATCGCTATTTTTTGCTAGTTTAATATTAATATTTGGCTTATTATCTAGCCCTCAAGTATCATTAGCTGCTGAAATACTTAGAGAAGTTACTAATAGTGAATCTAATTTTATTAGTCAACCACTCCGTTTAGAGATCAGCCTACGCCGCCGCCGAGTAACCGTTTATTCCGAAAACAGGCCAATTAAAAGTTACCCGATTGCAATAGGCCGCGCAGGTTGGAGAACCCCAACTGGTAATTTCCAGGTAATGCAAATGTTGGAGAAACCGGGTTGGATCAACCCACTAACGGGGCAGGTTATTCCAGGAGGAACTAAAGAAAATCCTCTAGGGAAATATTGGATTGGATTTTGGACAGATAATACCAATTGGATTGGTTTTCACGGTACGCCTAATCCTGAGTCAGTAGGGAAAGAAGCATCTCACGGTTGCATTCGGATGTATAACAAGGATGTTGAAGAATTATTTTATCAAGTTAGTTTGGGAACGCCAGTAACAGTAGTACCATAGCTGTGTTTTATACAAAATATTAACAACTGAGGTGTATAAAATTGCCCAGTTGGCTAACAAGCTTTAGTTTTAGCTTCCAGCGGGACATGGCAATAACATAGCGCTAACTGGTACTCATAGGCTTAGTCTAGGGCGCAAAGTATTGCGACAGTACGGATTTATTTGGGAATTGAGAATCGCTATATAGAATTTCGCTAGCGGGAATTTTTATCAGCAATTTCGCCCTCTAAATTACCCCAGTTCGCTGAACAAATCAGCAAGAATAGTATTAGAAAACAAAAATCCATCCGGATCGTTTAACCTAAGCTGCCCAACTGTTGGAAGTTTTTTGGCATCAATATCCAGCACTTCTACTGACGGGGTAACTATTTCCACCCAACCTTGTAAGTAGTATGGCTGCAAACAAGCCCAAATGCGTTCCAAAGTTTTTTCGCCGAAATCTTCAGCCAAGGTGGACAAACTCAAACCTTCTGCCAAACGCAACCCCAACATTAAGGTTTCTAACAGTACGTCAATTGCAGATATTTGAGGGCAATCCAGCACGCCACCAGCATCAATTAATTCTTGCACCCATTCGTAGTATTCTCGCGTTTTGCGGGGGCGGGTGAATCGTTGCCTATTAAGGTAGCTTGCGGCTCCCATTCCAAAGGCATAGTAAGGATGATTTTCCCAGTAAACTCGATTGTGACGGCACTGATGTCCGGGCTGGGCATAATTAGAAATTTCATAGTGTTCGTAACCGCCAGCGTTGAGGACTTGTTTTGCCAGTCGGTACATCTGCGCTGTGGTTTCATCAGTCGGTAGCGGTTTGGCACCGGGTTGATACTGGCGACCGAAGGCGGTGACAGGCTCGATTTGCAGGTCATAAATTGAGATATGATTGCTAGCGATCGCCACCGCCATTTCTAAAGACTGCTGCCATTGTTCTAATGTTTGATGCGGCAAGCCAGAAATTAAGTCTAAGCTGAAATGTGCAAAGTCTACTTTGCCAATTAGCTCAACTGCTGCGAATATATCAGGTACAGAGTGCGATCGCCCGCACACTTGCAAAAGTTCTGGCTGAAAAGCTTGCACCCCCAGACTGATGCGGTTTACTCCGGCATCGCGATAGCCTTTGAGTTGTTCCCAGTCAAAAGTACCTGGGTCCATTTCCATAGAAATCTCAGCATCGGCGGCAATGCCAAAATGCCGTTCAAGCTTATCAAGTATTTGTCCTAACTGCGTCACCGACAAAAGCGACGGTGTGCCCCCGCCCAAGAAAACCGTTGCTAACGGTTTCCCAAAAGTTGGGGTAATGTTAATTTCCTGACACAGAACATCGACATAGTTGGCGATCGCTCCAGAGTTGTTACCAGCCTTGCGATCCCCAACTACAGAGATAGGAAAATCACAGTAATAACATCGACGGCGGCAGAAGGGAATATGGACATAGGCGGAACTGGGAATACCAAAACCTATGACTTTTTCATCTTTATTTAAAGGAGCTAACACGTAATTTACAACAATACTGGGGCTAGACGATCAATTCTTAATCGGGTGATTAATACTTGTTAATTTACTAAAATTTTTAGGCGATCAAACTGCTCTAGGGACGCAAAAGCGAGTTCAGGCATTTAGGCGATCGCAAGGCAAAGGCTGATGGATAAAGCACTTTGGTCTTGAGTTAAGCCGCGATGGCGATCGCTAAATATTAACTTGCTCCTCCGGCGTCGGTTAACCGAAAAGAGCTGACCCACCTAAAAGATATAATGAATGTGCAAACAGAATCTAGTTTTATTTTTTGTTTGAATTCCTACTTAGGAATTACCACCATTATCAATTGGAGCAAAAAATGCTCGATGCCATCATAATTATTTTACTCATCATAGCAGCGGCAGGTATAGGATTCGACAGCATTGAATTGCTGCCGCAAGATATGCTCGCTAAAGTAACCAATCTGGACGCTTTGCGCTTAGTCACAGCGGGGTTTGGTGCCCTAATTGGAGGTGCGATTGGCTTAACCGTACAAACAGCCTATCGTCGCCTGGAAGCGCAAGTCCGTCAAATGCCCGTCGAAGTTATATTAACCCGTTCCATCGGCTTAGTTATTGGCCTTTTAATAGCTAACCTGATGCTGGCTCCAATTTTCTTGCTGCCAGTGCCGATAGACTTTGCCTTTACTAAGCCCCTAGTTGCTATTCTAGGTAGCGTGATGTTCTCCTACTTGGGTGTCACCCTAGCCGATACGCACGGTCGCTCCTTCTTGAGACTAATAAATCCCAACTCTGTTGAGACGATGCTAGTAGCTGAAGGGACGCTCAAACCAGCAATTACCAAAGTTTTAGACACCAGTTGCATCATCGACGGTCGTCTCGAACAACTTCTGGACACTGGATTTATCGAGGGTCAAATCCTCGTACCGCAGTTTGTATTACAGGAGTTGCAACAGCTTGCTGATGCCTCCAACGACCAAAAGCGGGTTCGGGGACGCAGGGGGCTGGATATCCTTAACAGGATAAAGGTTGCTTTCACAGAACGTATTGTCATTCATCCAGACACCTACGATGACGTTCCGACAGTTGATGCCAAATTAATTCGTTTCGCGCAAGAAATTAACGCGACCCTGTTGACGAACGACTACAACTTGAGTAAAGTCGCTTCGTTACAAAAGGTGTCGGTTCTGAATATCAACGATTTAGCGCAGGCGATTCGTCCGATTTATCTGCCTGGTGACAACATTGACCTGAAAATTCTTAAGGAAGGCAAAGAACCAGCTCAAGGCATCGGTTATCTAGATGATGGCACGATGGTTGTTGTGGAAGAAGGACGCGGCTACGTTGGCGGGGAACTAAGGGTTGTTGTAACCAGTGCCTTGCAGACTTCAGCAGGACGAATGATTTTCGCCAGACCTCAAGCTTCTGTGGTTGCTTAAGCTAATGCCTCGGCCAATTCGAGTCAAAAACTGCGATCGCTGCGGGCAAAACGCAGCGATTCTTTATAGGGTGCAGTGCGATGAGTCGGGTGAATGGATTTTTGCGTGCGAGAAGTGTTGGCCTTACTTAAGTCAAAATAATCCTTTTTATGCCTACGGCGGTACTTGGAAAGCTAGGAAAAAGCGCTCTTAAAGAAAAATAAAGGTGGGCAATGCCCACCTTTATTTTTTCATTCCTGCAAAATCGTTTTAGAGACAATGCGGGTTTTCTTTTTATCAGCTTCCGAGAGTTCCTGGCCTGATTGTAAGCGCGTGGCGCTGGTTTGCAGGACAGTTGCTGCTCCTTTGTCTCCCATTTGCAGGGCAGTTTTGGCGGCAGTTTGTAACATTGTGGCAGCACCAGCGCGATCGCCCTGTTGCAATTTAGCCTCAGCCATTTGAGTTTGCCTATACTTAGCCAATGCCAGGATAGACTGTTGCACGTCTTGATTGGGAGCGGGTTGGTAAGACCTGACAAAGTTTGCCTCGATGGGCAGGAGTTCGGTGAGTAACCCTTCCTTGCCAATAGCAGGGTGATCGTAGCGCACTTGCACGTTGGCGATCGCTTGTCTACCTTCCGGCAACTGCCCCAGGTACAGGGTAGCCAAAATCACCCTTTCTACATCCTTCATCAAGTCGCCCAGCCGCACGACTAATTTGCTGCCTTCTTGTTGCACTGGGAGTTCAATCGTGTCCGGTGCTACTTGAGCGATGGGTTTGAGTTCAGCCAGACGCACCTTGGGCATCAGATCCAGTAGCAAATAAGCATTGGTTAAGGCGACGGACTGAGCGCGGTTGAACAGACGCCCAAACTCATTTAATGCCTGTTCTGGATGCTCAATGTAAGCTAGAGTTCCGCCTGCTCCATCGGCAATTTTTTCTAAAATGTCCTGGTTCCAGTGTTCGCCAAATCCCAGAGTATTTAGAGTCAGTTTATACTCAGTCGCAAGTTGAGCTAATTTGAGACATTTTTTGTTGTCACCGTGTTCGTTCTCGCCATCTGTCAGTAGAAATGCTTGGGATACGGTATCTTTTTTACCCTTAGCCAGTTCTTCAATTGCCAGCTTCATCCCTTCATCGATAGCCGTGCCACCATCAGCGCTTAGAGAAGCAATCTGGTTTTTCAGTTTGGCGGTATCATTTACGACTTGATTGGGGACGATGACTTTGGCGCGGTGATCGAAGGCGACAACAGAGATGCGATCGCCAGGGTTAAGACGCTCGATCAGGCTTTGTGCTGCCTGTTTGACAATTTCCATAGGGCGCCCCCTCATCGAGCCGCTGCGATCGAGAATCAGGCACAAGTTAAGCGGCACGTTCCGTTCTGTATCGCCAGCAAGAGCCGACAGAGAAATCGATAGTTGACGCTGGCTACTTGCTTGAGTGGCATCAACATTGGCATCATTCAGAGCAGGCTGCAAACCAACTTTCATGGGATAAGACTCCAGTTAAGGCGAGAAGATATACGAATAACCTCACGGCAAAACGCCGCTTCTACGGAAGAAAATTTGTAAATTAGCGTACACATACTACTGACAGTAGGCTGCCTTCACAGCCGTCAGTGCAATCGGGTGGTATGCCACAGCCACGTTCAAAGCGCTACTATTTTTAAAGATAGCGCCATTATTGCAGCGAACCAAAGGCTATGGACTCACCTATAAAGGCTGTTCAATCTCCCTACTACGGCGATAACTTTTACCGGACACCGCCACCAGACTTACCCTCTCTGCTTTTAAAGGAGCGGATTGTCTATCTGGGAATGCCATTGGTGGCAGCGGTAACGGAACTGATAATCGCTGAACTGCTGTATTTGCAGTACGAAGACCCAGACAAACCGATCAAAATATACATCAATTCCACTGGTACATCGCGTTACGACGGCGAACCGATAGGTTTTGAAACCGAAGCCTTCGCCATTTGCGACACGATGAACTACATTAAGCCGCCTATCCAGACCATCTGCATCGGTTCGGCGATGGGAATGGCGGCGATGTTGCTCTCCGCTGGCACTAAAGGCTTTCGCGCCAGTCTCCCCAATGCCACGATTATCCTGCACCAAAGCAAGAGCTATGCTCGCGGTCAGGCGACGGATATTCAAATCCGCGCTAAAGAAGTGCTGGCAAATAAGGCAACCATGATTGATATCCTGTCGCGCAACACTGGTCAGAATACTGAAAAAATTGCCAAGGATATGGATAGGTTGTTGTACTTGACACCCCAGCAGGCTAAGGAATACGGCTTAATCGACGTGGTTCTAGAGTCGGCACAAGATTTGCCTACGCCGCTGCCCGCGGGTGTCCTCTAGGGGCTAGTGGTTCCTTTTTTCAAAAGCGATCGCATTTAACGATCGATAATCAACAATCAACTCAAAACTGATTTCGGAGTGCCGTATTATGCCTATTGGCGTCCCTAAAGTTCCGTATCGGCTACCTGGAGAGCAATATACCCAGTGGATTGATATCTACAATCGCCTCTACCGAGAACGGATTATTTTCCTGGGCAAAGACGTTGATGATGAACTGGCTAACCAGATAATTGCCGTCATGCTTTATCTGGATTCTGAAGATCCAGGTAAGGATATTTTTCTCTACATCAACTCTCCTGGTGGCGTAGTCACGTCGGGCATGGCTATCTATGACACCATGCAGCACATCAAGTCAGACGTTGTGACAATTTGCGTCGGTCTGGCGGCTTCTATGGGTTCATTCCTGCTGACAGCTGGGACAAAAGGCAAAAGGCTGGCTTTGCCCCACTCGCGGATTATGATCCACCAACCCTCTGGCGGTACGCGCGGACAAGCTACAGATATTGAGATTGAAGCGCGGGAAATTCTGCGGATTCGTCGGCAGCTAAATCAGATTTATGCTGATAAAACTGGTCAGCCGCTAGCGAAAATCGAGAAAGACATGGATCGTGACTTTTTCTTGTCTGCACAAGAGGCGATGGAATACGGGCTAATTGACCGCGTGATTGAAGAACGCCCGTAGAAGTTCGCTTTCCCCCATACCAAGCCAATTGGCGTATAGACGATGGACTATCGACAGTGGACAATGGGTAAGGGACTGGTCTAGAGTTTATAGTCTGAAGTCCAAAGTCTAAAGTCTGTAGAGGCTTTGCCTGCAACGTCTCTACAAATTAGATTGTCCATTATCCAAAATCTGCTGATAGCAGGAAGCTGCGCGATCGCTCTAATGAATCTGGCCGATTGCTATCGCTTGTTGGGATTAAGATCGGGATCTTCCGCGACTGAAATCAAAGCGTCTTATCGTCGTCTGGCATTTCAGTATCATCCTGATGTTAACCCTGGAAACAGGCAAGCCCACGATAAATTTATGGAGCTGACGGAGGCTTACAAGTTCCTCCTCAGCGTGGTAACTGCATCTGGGGCTAGGCAGACATCAAGCCAGCCCCCAGACGCTGATATTTTGTACGACCCGGCGGTGGCGACTAAGGTGACGCCGAAGCCGCCGCCCGTGCCAAATAGTCCACCGTTATCGCCAAGCGATCAAAAGCTAAAGTGGAATTCTTACCAACAGTTGCAGCAACTGCTTAAGTCCCGCAAGTTTGCCCGCGCGATTGCCCTGGCAGAAGGTTTAGCGCAGCGGTTTCCCCAAGATATGGAAGTGCGTCAGTGGCAGGCGATCGCATATCAACGCTGCGGTCATCAATTGGTAAATGAAAAGCAGTTGGACAAAGCTAGGAATTATCTCAAAAAAGCCCTGAAGACCGACCCCCACAACCGTTCTCTCTGGGCTGAGGTAGAACGAGATTTCCGCCGCATTGAACAGATATTTCGCTAATACTGAGTTAAGTTTTGAGTTTTGAATTAAGAATTCTTCTAACCTCATAAGTCATAACTCTCGCACTCGCCAGCCCAAGGAATTGTGACACTAAACGTGCTGCCAACTCCCACTTCACTTTCCACATTAATACTGCCGCCATGTAAATCCACGCACTTTTTCACAACCGCTAGCCCTAGCCCCGTTCCCACAACATCACCTACATTTGTGCCGCGCTGGAAGGCTTGATAAAGCTTTGGCCGATCTTCTAGCGGAATGCCAATACCCTGGTCTTGAACCTGCAAAATAGCTTTTCTCGCTTCACAACTAAGGGTGAAATAGATATTGCAGTTAGATGGTGAATATTTAATTGCATTGGCAAGTAAATTTGTGACAATAGACCGTAGCAGCTTTTCATCCAAACAAGCTTGTTCGCATGGGTTTTTGCTGGTGAAAGTGATACGACTCTTAGTGCGATCGCTCAACTCTATTTCTTCTACTATGTGTTGACAGAAGCTATCTAAATTCAGCGGTTCTGGATTAAACTCTAACTTGCCTGCTTCTGCTCTAGTCAGCGTCAAAATATCCGTTAAGAGCTGAGTCATAGTTTTTGCCGCTCCTTGAATGCGATATATATTTTTAAGCGTCTTCTCCTTCGGCCATTCTTTAGTGCAATTTTCTAGCAACTGAGCCGAAATTAAGATTGTGCTTAAAGGGGTGCGGAACTCATGAGAAGCCATTGAGAAAAAGCGCAGTTTTAGTTCGCTAAGTTCTCTTTCTTTTTCCAAAGTGCGGCGAATTTCTTCCGCCTGCTTCCGTTCGGTGACATCCTCTGTTACTCCAGCCCGTCGATATACTTCCCCAGCAGCATTTTTAATTGGAAAAGCGCGATCGCAAATCCATCGGATTACACCGTCTGGCTTGACAAGCCTATACTCAATTTCAAACTCTGTTTTAGCGTTCTTTTCCAGATTGACAACCACTCGCTCCCGATCCTCTGGATGGACGACTTCTAAGAAAGATTTAGGATTTGCATACAAACTCTCGCAACTACGTCCCCAGATTTTTTCATATACAGGATTTACATATAAAACTTCCTTCAGATCGGCATCGCTCATCCAAAATATTTCATGAATATTTTCCGCGATTTGGCGAAATTTTTCTTCGCTGGTTCGTAGCGCATCCTGTGCTTGCTTTTCTTCAGTAATATCACAAGCTAAAACCAGCCTTGCTCTCCGTCCGCCAAAAATTAATTCATGAGAAGTAATTTCGACATCAATAATAGTTCCATCCCGCTTTATATGTCTTTCTATGGCTACTCTCTTAACGCCGCGAGGAAGAGTTGAAATAATCTCTAGGAAAGCAGGCACATCTTCTGGAAGATGAATGTCCTTCATCGTCATCGTTAAAAACTCTGCTTGCGAATACCCGTAATGTTTTATTGCTAGATCGTTAACAGTAATAAAAGCTAGAGTTTCTAAATCGTAAACCCACAAAGGATGAGGATTAACCTCGAACAAGTTGCGGTATCGTAGTTCAC includes:
- a CDS encoding L,D-transpeptidase; the encoded protein is MLKKSLFFASLILIFGLLSSPQVSLAAEILREVTNSESNFISQPLRLEISLRRRRVTVYSENRPIKSYPIAIGRAGWRTPTGNFQVMQMLEKPGWINPLTGQVIPGGTKENPLGKYWIGFWTDNTNWIGFHGTPNPESVGKEASHGCIRMYNKDVEELFYQVSLGTPVTVVP
- the hemW gene encoding radical SAM family heme chaperone HemW — its product is MLAPLNKDEKVIGFGIPSSAYVHIPFCRRRCYYCDFPISVVGDRKAGNNSGAIANYVDVLCQEINITPTFGKPLATVFLGGGTPSLLSVTQLGQILDKLERHFGIAADAEISMEMDPGTFDWEQLKGYRDAGVNRISLGVQAFQPELLQVCGRSHSVPDIFAAVELIGKVDFAHFSLDLISGLPHQTLEQWQQSLEMAVAIASNHISIYDLQIEPVTAFGRQYQPGAKPLPTDETTAQMYRLAKQVLNAGGYEHYEISNYAQPGHQCRHNRVYWENHPYYAFGMGAASYLNRQRFTRPRKTREYYEWVQELIDAGGVLDCPQISAIDVLLETLMLGLRLAEGLSLSTLAEDFGEKTLERIWACLQPYYLQGWVEIVTPSVEVLDIDAKKLPTVGQLRLNDPDGFLFSNTILADLFSELG
- a CDS encoding PIN/TRAM domain-containing protein; this encodes MLDAIIIILLIIAAAGIGFDSIELLPQDMLAKVTNLDALRLVTAGFGALIGGAIGLTVQTAYRRLEAQVRQMPVEVILTRSIGLVIGLLIANLMLAPIFLLPVPIDFAFTKPLVAILGSVMFSYLGVTLADTHGRSFLRLINPNSVETMLVAEGTLKPAITKVLDTSCIIDGRLEQLLDTGFIEGQILVPQFVLQELQQLADASNDQKRVRGRRGLDILNRIKVAFTERIVIHPDTYDDVPTVDAKLIRFAQEINATLLTNDYNLSKVASLQKVSVLNINDLAQAIRPIYLPGDNIDLKILKEGKEPAQGIGYLDDGTMVVVEEGRGYVGGELRVVVTSALQTSAGRMIFARPQASVVA
- a CDS encoding VWA domain-containing protein, which produces MKVGLQPALNDANVDATQASSQRQLSISLSALAGDTERNVPLNLCLILDRSGSMRGRPMEIVKQAAQSLIERLNPGDRISVVAFDHRAKVIVPNQVVNDTAKLKNQIASLSADGGTAIDEGMKLAIEELAKGKKDTVSQAFLLTDGENEHGDNKKCLKLAQLATEYKLTLNTLGFGEHWNQDILEKIADGAGGTLAYIEHPEQALNEFGRLFNRAQSVALTNAYLLLDLMPKVRLAELKPIAQVAPDTIELPVQQEGSKLVVRLGDLMKDVERVILATLYLGQLPEGRQAIANVQVRYDHPAIGKEGLLTELLPIEANFVRSYQPAPNQDVQQSILALAKYRQTQMAEAKLQQGDRAGAATMLQTAAKTALQMGDKGAATVLQTSATRLQSGQELSEADKKKTRIVSKTILQE
- a CDS encoding ATP-dependent Clp protease proteolytic subunit produces the protein MDSPIKAVQSPYYGDNFYRTPPPDLPSLLLKERIVYLGMPLVAAVTELIIAELLYLQYEDPDKPIKIYINSTGTSRYDGEPIGFETEAFAICDTMNYIKPPIQTICIGSAMGMAAMLLSAGTKGFRASLPNATIILHQSKSYARGQATDIQIRAKEVLANKATMIDILSRNTGQNTEKIAKDMDRLLYLTPQQAKEYGLIDVVLESAQDLPTPLPAGVL
- a CDS encoding ATP-dependent Clp protease proteolytic subunit; the encoded protein is MPIGVPKVPYRLPGEQYTQWIDIYNRLYRERIIFLGKDVDDELANQIIAVMLYLDSEDPGKDIFLYINSPGGVVTSGMAIYDTMQHIKSDVVTICVGLAASMGSFLLTAGTKGKRLALPHSRIMIHQPSGGTRGQATDIEIEAREILRIRRQLNQIYADKTGQPLAKIEKDMDRDFFLSAQEAMEYGLIDRVIEERP
- a CDS encoding J domain-containing protein codes for the protein MNLADCYRLLGLRSGSSATEIKASYRRLAFQYHPDVNPGNRQAHDKFMELTEAYKFLLSVVTASGARQTSSQPPDADILYDPAVATKVTPKPPPVPNSPPLSPSDQKLKWNSYQQLQQLLKSRKFARAIALAEGLAQRFPQDMEVRQWQAIAYQRCGHQLVNEKQLDKARNYLKKALKTDPHNRSLWAEVERDFRRIEQIFR
- a CDS encoding PAS domain S-box protein, which codes for MKWLLEKKIVAGGLGLAMLILSIVSIVSYHNMNRLFERQKKVEYTYQVLQEVRDVLTTVRDAERARRGYIITGKELYLDTYKTSIENINPKFQELRRSTADNAKHQQRLDILEPLIAERVALIEKSVELYKKNKSNAAVQISLTDRGLMLHDAIWKEIAQMESEERSLLLRRAAESQESFRETILMDITGSCLSFALLFAVYWLLIRQITKREKVEQNLRESELRYRNLFEVNPHPLWVYDLETLAFITVNDLAIKHYGYSQAEFLTMTMKDIHLPEDVPAFLEIISTLPRGVKRVAIERHIKRDGTIIDVEITSHELIFGGRRARLVLACDITEEKQAQDALRTSEEKFRQIAENIHEIFWMSDADLKEVLYVNPVYEKIWGRSCESLYANPKSFLEVVHPEDRERVVVNLEKNAKTEFEIEYRLVKPDGVIRWICDRAFPIKNAAGEVYRRAGVTEDVTERKQAEEIRRTLEKERELSELKLRFFSMASHEFRTPLSTILISAQLLENCTKEWPKEKTLKNIYRIQGAAKTMTQLLTDILTLTRAEAGKLEFNPEPLNLDSFCQHIVEEIELSDRTKSRITFTSKNPCEQACLDEKLLRSIVTNLLANAIKYSPSNCNIYFTLSCEARKAILQVQDQGIGIPLEDRPKLYQAFQRGTNVGDVVGTGLGLAVVKKCVDLHGGSINVESEVGVGSTFSVTIPWAGECESYDL